The following proteins are encoded in a genomic region of Triticum dicoccoides isolate Atlit2015 ecotype Zavitan chromosome 1B, WEW_v2.0, whole genome shotgun sequence:
- the LOC119344151 gene encoding SAC3 family protein C-like isoform X1 yields the protein MPSRSNASALTSGAGRRSASLSGCSPWWREAAGGGSDSSFFNKLDLVPDLEDGHRLVLFSCCCRCDGKGKRTRWGSRFSQLGWCILSSVPGVELRPALLLPVSAASPVTFLAEWRPREAMASALASFLPPGLMPLGRQLFSFGMESSSSVFGRRWSGGGPVIPSGLVPGDGRTGSVLELTFGPNSTERAQRERLRDLAVFERVCSDPMRTSHSLAVKKFCRTISSTGIQASDIRPLPVLRETMDYLCYLLNSSDYPFEIVHDFIFDRTRSVRQDLSIQNLVNDQAIGIYEDVIKFHILSHQRLARSCQDSDASSLCYLNTEQMMKCLLSLFDMYHTIHKINSQSNKEAEYYSFFVLLHLGCKIPKMANSLSFWYSQLPASIVRSKEMIFARTILRCYHLGNFKRFFCMIADEATELQLCLVEPFLNEVRARALMYLNHSGYKLQHHPLTHLSDILMIEELELEDLCRICGLEISRSGDTKAFAPKQTTFSLPTPSSKSSGIYISREIKR from the exons ATGCCGAGTAGAAGCAATGCGTCGGCGCTTACGAGCGGTGCCGGACGCCGTTCAGCTTCGCTTTCCGGCTGCTCTCCGTGGTGGAGAGAAGCTGCGGGAGGCGGATCTGACTCCAGCTTCTTCAATAAGCTCGATCTCGTCCCTGATTTGGAGGATGGCCATCGCTTAGTCCTGTTTTCTTGTTGCTGTCGTTGTGATGGGAAAGgaaagaggacgaggtggggatcaaGATTCTCCCAATTGGGCTGGTGCATACTCTCATCGGTGCCTGGGGTGGAGCTACGCCCCGCACTGTTGCTGCCGGTCTCtgccgcctctccggtgacctttcTGGCCGAATGGCGTCCCCGTGAAGCCATGGCGTCTGCGCTGGCTTCGTTTCTTCCTCCAGGCTTGATGCCATTAGGGAGGCAGCTATTCAGCTTCGGTATGGAGTCTTCCTCTTCCGTCTTCGGCCGGAGATGGAGTGGTGGCGGTCCAGTGATTCCAAGTGGTCTTGTCCCTGGTGATGGCCGGACTGGATCTGTGCTGGAGCTGACATTTGGACCCAATT CTACGGAGAGAGCGCAGAGGGAGCGGCTCCGGGATCTGGCCGTGTTCGAGCGTGTGTGCAGCGACCCCATGCGCACGTCCCATTCCCTCGCCGTCAAGAAG TTTTGCAGAACTATCTCGTCTACCGGCATACAGGCATCAGATATACGCCCTCTTCCAGTCTTACGAGAAACGATGGATTATCTTTGTTATTTACTAAATTCTTCAGATTACCCATTTGAGATCGTTCATGATTTCATATTTGATAGAACAAGGTCTGTGAGACAAGATCTTAGTATACAGAATTTGGTGAATGATCAAGCTATTGGCATATATGAGGATGTG ATAAAGTTTCATATTCTGTCCCATCAAAGACTTGCGAGGTCTTGCCAGGATTCTGATGCATCTTCCTTGTGTTACCTGAACACGGAACAAATGATGAAATGCCTTCTTTCTCTGTTTGATATGTATCATACAATTCATAAAATCAATTCCCAAAGCAATAAAGAGGCTGAGTATTATTCCTTCTTTGTGCTTCTACATTTGGGTTGCAAGATACCCAAAATG GCaaactcactctctttttggtataGCCAATTACCAGCTTCAATAGTACGATCAAAGGAAATGATATTTGCTAGAACTATATTGAG ATGCTACCACCTTGGGAATTTCAAGCGTTTCTTTTGCATGATAGCAGATGAAGCAACCGAGCTTCAGTTGTGTTTGGTAGAACCTTTCCTCAATGAG GTCCGTGCTAGAGCATTAATGTACCTCAACCATAGCGGCTACAAACTTCAGCACCATCCTTTGACACATTTGTCAGATATCCTGATGATTGAG GAGTTGGAGCTGGAAGATCTCTGTAGAATATGTGGGCTTGAAATTAGCAGAAGCGGGGATACTAAAGCATTTGCTCCCAAACAAACAACCTTCAGCCTACCAACGCCATCATCTAAAAGTAGTGGCATTTACATCTCAAGGGAGATCAAAAGATGA
- the LOC119344151 gene encoding SAC3 family protein C-like isoform X2 has protein sequence MDRRDGAGNRGRSYARGNARGRGWRGRCEDRGRPSTQPPPSTASAAAVIPSDAPPIVGTCPDMCPATERAQRERLRDLAVFERVCSDPMRTSHSLAVKKFCRTISSTGIQASDIRPLPVLRETMDYLCYLLNSSDYPFEIVHDFIFDRTRSVRQDLSIQNLVNDQAIGIYEDVIKFHILSHQRLARSCQDSDASSLCYLNTEQMMKCLLSLFDMYHTIHKINSQSNKEAEYYSFFVLLHLGCKIPKMANSLSFWYSQLPASIVRSKEMIFARTILRCYHLGNFKRFFCMIADEATELQLCLVEPFLNEVRARALMYLNHSGYKLQHHPLTHLSDILMIEELELEDLCRICGLEISRSGDTKAFAPKQTTFSLPTPSSKSSGIYISREIKR, from the exons ATGGACCGCCGCGACGGGGCGGGCAATCGGGGCCGGAGCTACGCGCGCGGCAACGCCCGCGGCCGAGGATGGCGGGGCCGATGTGAAGACCGCGGCCGCCCCTCCACACAACCTCCTCCCTCCACCGCCTCTGCCGCCGCGGTCATCCCCAGCGACGCCCCGCCGATCGTGGGCACCTGTCCCGACATGTGCCCGG CTACGGAGAGAGCGCAGAGGGAGCGGCTCCGGGATCTGGCCGTGTTCGAGCGTGTGTGCAGCGACCCCATGCGCACGTCCCATTCCCTCGCCGTCAAGAAG TTTTGCAGAACTATCTCGTCTACCGGCATACAGGCATCAGATATACGCCCTCTTCCAGTCTTACGAGAAACGATGGATTATCTTTGTTATTTACTAAATTCTTCAGATTACCCATTTGAGATCGTTCATGATTTCATATTTGATAGAACAAGGTCTGTGAGACAAGATCTTAGTATACAGAATTTGGTGAATGATCAAGCTATTGGCATATATGAGGATGTG ATAAAGTTTCATATTCTGTCCCATCAAAGACTTGCGAGGTCTTGCCAGGATTCTGATGCATCTTCCTTGTGTTACCTGAACACGGAACAAATGATGAAATGCCTTCTTTCTCTGTTTGATATGTATCATACAATTCATAAAATCAATTCCCAAAGCAATAAAGAGGCTGAGTATTATTCCTTCTTTGTGCTTCTACATTTGGGTTGCAAGATACCCAAAATG GCaaactcactctctttttggtataGCCAATTACCAGCTTCAATAGTACGATCAAAGGAAATGATATTTGCTAGAACTATATTGAG ATGCTACCACCTTGGGAATTTCAAGCGTTTCTTTTGCATGATAGCAGATGAAGCAACCGAGCTTCAGTTGTGTTTGGTAGAACCTTTCCTCAATGAG GTCCGTGCTAGAGCATTAATGTACCTCAACCATAGCGGCTACAAACTTCAGCACCATCCTTTGACACATTTGTCAGATATCCTGATGATTGAG GAGTTGGAGCTGGAAGATCTCTGTAGAATATGTGGGCTTGAAATTAGCAGAAGCGGGGATACTAAAGCATTTGCTCCCAAACAAACAACCTTCAGCCTACCAACGCCATCATCTAAAAGTAGTGGCATTTACATCTCAAGGGAGATCAAAAGATGA